Proteins from one Ahaetulla prasina isolate Xishuangbanna chromosome 2, ASM2864084v1, whole genome shotgun sequence genomic window:
- the CNPY2 gene encoding protein canopy homolog 2 — MNGWISRIVCFLLLLSSVCTQKSQDLRCGACRALVDELEWEISQIDPKKTIQVGSFRINPDGSQSIVEMPYARSEAHLTELLENICENMNNYGEKVDPSTHRKNYVRVVSFDGTKMDLSETKFDGDVTSSLKFACEKIAEEYEDELIEFFSHEAENVKDRLCSKRTDLCDHALHLPHDEL, encoded by the exons ATGAATGGCTGGATTTCAAGGATCGTCTGCTTCTTATTGTTATTGAGTAGTGTTTGTACCCAGAAGAGCCAAGATCTCCGCTGTGGAG CATGCCGGGCTCTGGTGGATGAGCTGGAATGGGAAATATCTCAAATAGATCCGAAAAAAACTATCCAAGTAGGCTCCTTCCGCATTAATCCTGATGGAAGCCAGTCCATAGTAGAG ATGCCCTATGCCAGATCTGAGGCTCACCTGACAGAGCTGCTGGAGAACATCTGTGAAAACATGAATAACTATGGTGAGAAGGTGGATCCTTCAACTCACAGGAAGAATTATGTCAGAGTAGTCTCCTTTGATGGGACCAAAATGGatctttctgaaaccaaatttgaTGGTGATGTGACATCAAGCTTGAAGTTTGCA TGTGAGAAAATAGCTGAAGAGTACGAAGACGAGCTGATAGAATTCTTTTCCCATGAGGCAGAAAATGTCAAGGACAGGCTGTGCAGCAAACGAACAG
- the NABP2 gene encoding SOSS complex subunit B1, whose translation MTTETLVKDIKPGMKNLNLIFIVLETGRVTKTKDGHEVRTCKVADKTGSINISVWDDVGNLIQPGDIIRLTKGYSSIFKGCLTLYTGRGGDLQKVGEFCMIYSEVPNFSEPNPDYVAQQSQNKNTPNDSAAPTTSQTTSGPSTSTAAENQNGNGLIPSGGALHQPSISTHPTTSRITRSQPNHQGGSSSSIGSSSNPVSNGKETRRSSKR comes from the exons ATGACAACAGAAACGTTGGTGAAGGATATTAAACCAGGCATGAAAAATCTAAATCTTATATTCATTGTGCTGGAAACAG GCCGGGTGACCAAGACAAAGGATGGTCATGAAGTACGGACCTGTAAAGTAGCTGACAAAACAGGCAGCATAAACATCTCTGTATGGGATGATGTTGGGAATCTAATCCAGCCGGGCGATATCATCCGACTCACCAAAGG GTACTCATCAATTTTCAAAGGCTGCTTGACACTGTACACTGGGCGTGGAGGAGATCTGCAGAAAGTAGGAGA GTTTTGTATGATTTATTCAGAAGTGCCAAATTTCAGTGAGCCAAATCCTGACTATGTTGCCCAGCAGTCGCAAAACAAAAAT ACACCGAATGACAGTGCAGCCCCTACAACGTCTCAAACTACATCAGGACCTTCTACATCAACAG CTGCAGAGAACCAGAATGGCAATGGGTTGATCCCCTCTGGTGGTGCTCTCCACCAACCCAGCATCTCAACCCATCCTACCACCAGTCGCATTACTAGGAGTCAACCCAACCATCAAGGTGGAAGCTCATCAAGCATAGGGTCCTCCTCAAACCCAGTCAGCAATGGCAAAGAGACACGGAGAAGTAGCAAGAGATAG